A window of Aerococcus urinae contains these coding sequences:
- a CDS encoding LysM peptidoglycan-binding domain-containing protein: MAFKDNWNQIKNKWKKEEPAVEKENANLEEEVEAGPEASSADEYENLKNRQYSRSSRNKKEKGVSPTVKVLIALGLLFILIPYAAYVIYGNQQKQPESMNVDQVMVSKSENDSQKQAEEESKKAEESKQAEESKKQEESQQAAQASQQAAQEARQAAEQSQAVQQSQQQAAAQEQSRQQASRNQNQQNTNQNQNVGSYQVSAGDNLYRIAVNHGMTLNQLLELNGLHANSPIAPGTVLRVYQ, from the coding sequence ATGGCATTCAAGGACAATTGGAATCAGATAAAAAACAAATGGAAAAAAGAAGAGCCAGCGGTTGAGAAAGAAAATGCTAACTTAGAAGAGGAAGTTGAAGCAGGACCAGAGGCGAGTTCGGCCGATGAGTACGAAAATTTGAAGAACCGTCAATATTCACGGTCTTCCAGAAATAAAAAGGAAAAGGGTGTATCCCCAACGGTCAAGGTCTTGATTGCTCTAGGACTCTTGTTTATTTTGATCCCTTATGCAGCCTACGTTATTTACGGCAACCAACAAAAACAACCAGAAAGCATGAATGTGGACCAAGTGATGGTGTCTAAGTCTGAAAATGATTCCCAAAAACAAGCCGAAGAGGAAAGCAAGAAGGCGGAGGAATCTAAACAAGCAGAAGAAAGTAAAAAACAAGAGGAGAGTCAACAAGCGGCTCAAGCTTCTCAACAAGCGGCTCAGGAAGCCCGTCAAGCAGCGGAACAATCCCAAGCTGTCCAACAATCCCAACAACAAGCAGCTGCCCAAGAGCAATCCCGTCAACAAGCGAGTCGAAATCAAAATCAACAAAATACCAATCAAAATCAAAATGTAGGAAGCTATCAAGTTTCTGCGGGGGATAACCTTTATCGGATAGCGGTTAACCATGGAATGACTCTGAATCAATTACTGGAATTAAACGGCTTACATGCTAATTCACCGATCGCACCGGGTACGGTTCTTCGGGTCTACCAATAG
- the cmk gene encoding (d)CMP kinase: MKKINIAIDGPASSGKSTIAKRLAERLNYVYLDTGAMYRCVTLLALKGQVEAENSPALNELLESIDIQFETDSEGQKIMLNGRDVTKAIRQDHVTQAVSAYSAIDRVRQAMVERQQSWARNHSGLVMDGRDIGTVVLPDADLKIFLTASAAVRAKRRFLENQAKGLSEQTIEELTEAIEARDYYDAHRENSPLKAAGDAIVIDSSDLNLDQVEEKVLSLIEEKE, translated from the coding sequence ATGAAAAAAATTAACATTGCTATTGACGGCCCCGCTTCTTCGGGAAAGAGTACCATCGCTAAACGATTGGCTGAACGTTTAAACTATGTTTACTTGGATACGGGTGCCATGTACCGCTGTGTGACTCTTTTGGCCTTAAAAGGACAGGTTGAAGCTGAAAACTCACCAGCACTTAATGAGCTATTAGAAAGCATCGATATTCAATTTGAGACGGACTCTGAAGGCCAAAAGATCATGCTTAATGGCCGAGATGTGACTAAGGCTATCCGCCAAGACCATGTTACCCAAGCGGTTTCTGCCTATTCTGCTATCGACCGAGTTCGCCAGGCTATGGTTGAACGGCAACAAAGTTGGGCTAGAAACCATTCCGGCTTAGTGATGGATGGACGCGATATTGGAACTGTGGTGTTGCCTGATGCTGATCTTAAGATCTTTCTTACCGCTTCAGCAGCAGTTAGAGCGAAGAGACGCTTTTTAGAAAATCAGGCTAAAGGACTATCTGAACAAACCATTGAAGAATTAACTGAGGCAATTGAAGCTCGGGATTACTACGATGCCCATCGTGAAAATAGCCCCTTAAAAGCAGCTGGGGATGCTATTGTTATTGATAGTTCTGATTTGAATTTAGACCAGGTTGAAGAAAAGGTATTGAGTCTAATTGAGGAAAAAGAATAA
- the rpsA gene encoding 30S ribosomal protein S1: MTNEFEQQANNEVEANEEMPSMEDMLAETKEVKIGDTVTGEVLTIDENNQLIVGIEGAGVEGVVPFRELSSSHVDDVTEIANVGDTLELVVVKHIKDKENGTFLLSRRRLEQKKVWKELEEKAENEETITVPVTKVVKGGLVVDAGVRGFIPASMVEDHFVRDFTPYKGKELEVKIVEINPQENRLILSHKEIAREQAEAERAEKLAQFEEGEVVEGTVARLANFGAFVDLGGIDGLVHISQIAHHHVNHPSDELEVGQTVKVKILSIDEDRDRISLSTKAATPSPWEDIEEKAPKGAELDGVVRRIVDFGAFVEVFPGVEGLVHISQISHEHVNHPSDKLEEGQDIKVKVLDVNPEEHRLSLSIKALEEAPERSESDKDEQKAPRRERKGQANNRRNKPAQAKRSQASQSSNDEDTGFSFADLLGDQLKDLNLDDSSED, encoded by the coding sequence ATGACAAATGAGTTTGAACAACAAGCAAATAACGAAGTAGAGGCAAATGAAGAAATGCCTTCTATGGAGGATATGCTTGCAGAAACAAAAGAAGTGAAAATTGGTGATACGGTAACAGGAGAAGTATTAACCATTGATGAAAACAATCAATTAATTGTTGGTATTGAAGGCGCTGGTGTTGAAGGGGTCGTACCTTTCCGTGAATTGTCATCTTCCCATGTTGACGATGTCACTGAAATCGCTAATGTTGGTGATACTCTCGAATTAGTGGTTGTAAAACACATTAAAGATAAAGAAAACGGAACTTTCTTACTTTCTCGTCGTCGTTTAGAACAAAAGAAAGTTTGGAAAGAATTAGAAGAAAAAGCTGAAAATGAAGAAACCATTACTGTTCCAGTAACAAAAGTTGTTAAGGGCGGTTTAGTGGTTGATGCTGGCGTTCGTGGTTTCATCCCAGCTTCTATGGTTGAAGACCACTTTGTACGTGACTTCACACCATATAAAGGCAAAGAATTAGAAGTGAAAATTGTGGAAATTAATCCTCAAGAAAACCGTTTAATTCTTTCCCATAAAGAAATTGCTCGTGAACAAGCTGAAGCTGAACGTGCTGAAAAATTAGCACAATTTGAAGAAGGCGAAGTTGTTGAAGGTACTGTTGCTCGCTTAGCTAACTTTGGTGCTTTTGTTGACTTAGGTGGTATCGATGGTTTAGTTCACATTTCACAAATTGCTCACCACCATGTTAACCATCCTTCTGATGAATTAGAAGTTGGCCAAACAGTTAAGGTGAAGATCTTATCAATCGATGAAGATCGTGATCGTATCTCCTTATCTACTAAGGCAGCTACTCCAAGTCCTTGGGAAGATATTGAAGAAAAAGCTCCTAAAGGCGCTGAACTTGATGGTGTAGTACGCCGTATCGTAGACTTTGGTGCTTTCGTAGAAGTCTTCCCTGGCGTTGAAGGTTTAGTTCACATTTCACAAATTTCTCATGAACATGTCAACCATCCTTCTGATAAACTTGAAGAAGGCCAAGATATTAAAGTCAAAGTTCTTGATGTTAATCCAGAAGAACACCGTCTATCTTTATCAATCAAAGCACTTGAAGAAGCTCCAGAACGTTCTGAGTCTGACAAAGACGAACAAAAAGCTCCACGTCGCGAACGTAAGGGCCAAGCCAATAACCGTCGTAACAAACCGGCACAAGCAAAACGTTCACAAGCATCTCAAAGTAGCAATGACGAAGACACAGGCTTCTCATTTGCTGATCTTTTAGGTGACCAACTAAAAGACTTAAATCTTGACGATTCTTCAGAAGATTAG